In Sporosarcina sp. PTS2304, a genomic segment contains:
- the ligA gene encoding NAD-dependent DNA ligase LigA: MDDVQELEKRVAELNKILHDYGHAYYDLDAPKVPDSEYDEKMQELLAIEAKYPDLIMPDSPTQRVGGKALEVFSKVVHRHPMLSLANAFSEADLRDFDRRVKEAAGEVLYVCELKIDGLAVSLQYEDGRFVQGATRGDGTVGEDITANIKTIRSVPIQLKESLTIEVRGEAYMPKQSFAKLNADRDEAGEVPFANPRNAAAGSLRQLDPQIAASRNLATFIYAVGGDAEVYGLDSHSEALDKMAAIGLTTNTERKRCTTIEEVLEYVAYWTENRQSLDYEIDGIVIKVDNFESQEQLGYTAKSPRWAIAYKFPAEEVRTKLLDIELSVGRTGVVTPTAILEPVLVAGTTVGRASLHNEDLITEKDIRIGDTVVLRKAGDIIPEIVMAVTDERTGDEQPFHMPETCPVCSAELLRIEGEVALRCVNPKCPAQMKEALIHFVSRKAMNIEGIGEKLVEQLYRAALVQDVSDLYILTKEQLCSLERIGEKSATNILTAIEQSKENSLEKLLFGLGIRHVGEKVASILAQEFRTLDALEKAEKEQLVTIFEIGEIVADAVTAYFDTEEVHDVMNKLRSYGVNTTYKGVTREELPTTGPFVGKTIVLTGKLTGLTRGEAKEKIEALGGTVSGSVSKKTDLVIAGEDAGSKLAKARELKIEIWDEQAMLEALGVDMNENNE; this comes from the coding sequence ATGGATGACGTCCAAGAACTAGAAAAACGAGTAGCAGAGTTGAATAAGATCCTGCATGATTATGGACATGCTTATTATGATTTAGATGCTCCAAAGGTTCCGGATTCGGAGTATGATGAAAAGATGCAGGAGTTACTTGCGATTGAAGCAAAATATCCTGATTTGATCATGCCTGACTCACCGACGCAGCGAGTGGGGGGCAAAGCACTCGAAGTATTTAGCAAAGTCGTACATCGACATCCGATGCTCAGCTTGGCCAATGCATTTAGTGAAGCAGATTTGCGAGACTTTGACCGACGTGTGAAAGAAGCGGCAGGTGAAGTACTGTATGTCTGTGAGTTGAAAATAGATGGTCTTGCAGTTTCATTGCAATATGAAGACGGACGCTTCGTTCAAGGGGCGACTCGCGGAGACGGCACAGTAGGGGAAGATATTACTGCGAATATAAAAACGATTCGCTCAGTTCCTATTCAGTTAAAAGAATCACTGACGATTGAAGTGCGCGGAGAAGCGTATATGCCGAAGCAATCATTCGCCAAGTTGAATGCAGATCGTGATGAAGCGGGTGAAGTGCCATTTGCTAATCCGCGAAACGCGGCAGCAGGTTCATTGCGCCAACTAGATCCGCAAATTGCAGCCAGTCGTAATTTAGCTACGTTCATTTATGCAGTCGGTGGAGATGCAGAAGTGTATGGTTTGGACAGTCATTCCGAGGCGCTCGATAAAATGGCTGCTATTGGACTGACGACAAACACAGAACGTAAACGTTGTACGACGATTGAAGAAGTGCTGGAATATGTAGCATATTGGACAGAAAATCGTCAGTCACTCGATTATGAAATTGATGGAATCGTCATTAAAGTAGATAATTTTGAATCACAGGAACAGCTTGGCTACACTGCAAAAAGTCCACGTTGGGCAATCGCTTATAAGTTTCCCGCTGAAGAAGTGCGCACCAAATTACTCGATATTGAACTAAGTGTCGGACGTACAGGTGTAGTGACTCCTACCGCTATTCTTGAACCAGTACTCGTGGCGGGTACAACAGTCGGACGCGCTTCGCTGCACAATGAAGACCTCATTACTGAAAAAGATATTCGCATCGGGGATACGGTTGTTTTACGAAAAGCGGGTGATATTATTCCGGAAATCGTCATGGCCGTAACAGATGAACGGACAGGAGATGAACAGCCGTTCCATATGCCGGAAACTTGTCCTGTATGTAGTGCAGAGTTATTGCGGATTGAAGGAGAAGTAGCATTACGTTGCGTAAACCCGAAATGTCCCGCACAGATGAAGGAAGCACTCATTCATTTTGTATCTAGGAAAGCGATGAATATTGAAGGGATTGGCGAAAAGCTAGTAGAGCAATTGTACAGAGCCGCTCTCGTACAAGACGTTTCAGACCTTTATATACTGACGAAAGAACAGCTTTGTAGCCTTGAACGAATTGGAGAAAAATCAGCTACAAATATTTTGACGGCCATTGAACAGTCGAAAGAAAATTCTTTGGAAAAGTTATTATTTGGACTTGGGATTCGTCACGTCGGTGAAAAGGTTGCTAGTATATTGGCGCAAGAGTTCCGTACGCTCGATGCATTGGAAAAGGCTGAAAAAGAGCAACTGGTCACCATTTTTGAAATTGGGGAAATTGTTGCCGATGCCGTCACAGCGTATTTTGACACAGAAGAAGTACATGACGTGATGAATAAATTACGATCATATGGTGTGAATACGACGTACAAAGGTGTGACACGTGAAGAATTGCCAACGACTGGTCCGTTCGTTGGTAAAACTATTGTATTGACGGGCAAACTTACTGGGTTGACACGCGGAGAGGCAAAAGAAAAAATCGAAGCACTCGGTGGAACAGTCAGCGGAAGTGTCAGTAAAAAAACAGACTTAGTCATAGCAGGGGAAGATGCAGGTTCCAAACTAGCAAAAGCCCGAGAGTTGAAAATTGAAATTTGGGATGAACAAGCGATGCTTGAGGCCCTTGGAGTGGATATGAATGAAAACAATGAATAA
- the pcrA gene encoding DNA helicase PcrA: protein MNKLSEDLLKGMNPEQARAVKTTEGPLLIMAGAGSGKTRVLTHRIAYLVVEKQVYPSNILAITFTNKAAREMRERIDGLLGAGSGERMWVSTFHSMCVRILRRNVDRIGLSKNFTILDSADQLTAIKRVLKELNLDPKQYDPRAMLGAISNAKNECIDASEFRKNCSPQNPYEQTVATIYERYTKKLRQNQSMDFDDLIMMTLVLFERVPDVLEYYQNKFQYIHVDEYQDTNNAQYRLVKMLASKFRNICVVGDSDQSIYRWRGADIGNILSFEKDYKEANVILLEQNYRSTKRILQAANEVIDNNKSRYDKKLRTDNPEGDLISIYRAKDEKDESQFVVQQIIELKLSQGLTLDQFAILYRTNAQSRVIEEYLLKSNLDYTIVGGTKFYDRKEIKDLLAYLRLIANNDDDLAFSRIINEPKRSIGATSFERMAVFALENDRSIFDSLQEVDFMGLPARAANEAYKFREMIEGFTKMQEYLSVTELVKEVIEKSGYRDMLEKEKSIEAESRLENIEEFLSVTEAFEKRAKEEESENTLVAFLTDLALVADIDTLDKEENSSAEKIVLMTMHAAKGLEFPVVFVIGMEENIFPHIRAIADDEEMEEERRLAYVAITRAEQRLYLTCAGYRMLFGKSNFNQPSRFLNEISEELTDTLAKDNGMTVPFDRAPTKPRVRPAVKRPVYNESGGEKLQWKPGDKAAHKKWGVGTVVSVKSEADDLELDIAFPNPVGIKRLLAKFAPIEKQ, encoded by the coding sequence ATGAATAAACTATCAGAGGATTTATTGAAAGGCATGAACCCTGAACAAGCGAGAGCAGTCAAAACAACAGAAGGACCTCTTCTCATTATGGCAGGCGCTGGTTCTGGAAAAACACGGGTATTAACTCATCGCATTGCTTATTTAGTAGTGGAAAAACAAGTATACCCATCAAATATTTTAGCTATCACATTTACGAATAAAGCAGCACGTGAGATGCGGGAAAGAATAGATGGACTACTTGGTGCTGGATCTGGTGAAAGAATGTGGGTATCGACATTCCATTCGATGTGTGTGCGAATATTACGTAGAAATGTAGACCGCATTGGTTTGTCAAAAAACTTCACGATTTTAGATAGTGCAGATCAGCTAACAGCGATTAAACGAGTACTAAAAGAACTGAATTTAGATCCGAAGCAATACGATCCACGGGCGATGCTTGGTGCGATTAGCAACGCGAAGAACGAATGTATCGATGCGAGCGAGTTTCGTAAAAATTGCAGTCCGCAAAATCCGTATGAGCAAACAGTCGCAACTATTTACGAACGCTACACGAAAAAATTGCGTCAAAATCAATCAATGGATTTTGATGATTTAATCATGATGACACTCGTACTATTCGAACGAGTACCGGATGTACTAGAGTATTATCAAAATAAGTTCCAATATATACACGTAGACGAATACCAAGATACAAACAATGCGCAGTATCGTCTAGTGAAAATGTTGGCATCGAAATTCCGTAATATTTGTGTAGTAGGGGATTCGGATCAGTCGATCTATAGATGGCGCGGAGCTGATATCGGCAATATTTTATCATTTGAAAAAGATTACAAAGAAGCGAATGTTATTTTATTGGAGCAAAATTATCGCTCAACTAAAAGAATTTTACAAGCGGCCAATGAAGTAATAGATAATAATAAAAGCAGATACGATAAAAAACTGCGGACGGATAACCCCGAAGGTGATTTAATCTCCATCTATAGAGCGAAAGATGAAAAAGATGAATCACAATTTGTCGTGCAACAAATTATCGAGTTAAAGCTATCACAAGGTTTAACACTAGACCAATTTGCGATACTGTATCGTACCAATGCGCAATCTCGTGTAATTGAAGAATATTTATTGAAGTCTAATTTGGATTATACAATTGTCGGCGGCACGAAGTTCTATGATCGTAAAGAGATTAAAGACTTGCTAGCTTATTTGCGTCTCATTGCGAATAACGATGATGATTTGGCGTTCTCTAGAATTATTAACGAACCAAAACGTAGCATCGGGGCGACCTCATTTGAACGCATGGCTGTATTCGCACTAGAAAATGATCGTTCAATTTTTGATTCACTTCAAGAAGTAGATTTTATGGGGTTACCGGCGCGAGCAGCCAATGAAGCGTATAAGTTCCGCGAGATGATTGAAGGATTTACAAAAATGCAGGAATACTTGTCTGTGACGGAATTGGTAAAGGAAGTTATTGAAAAGTCGGGCTACCGTGACATGCTGGAAAAAGAGAAGTCGATTGAAGCGGAAAGCCGTTTGGAAAACATCGAAGAATTCCTGTCAGTTACCGAAGCGTTTGAAAAGCGGGCAAAAGAAGAGGAAAGTGAAAATACGCTTGTCGCGTTTCTTACTGATCTCGCGTTAGTTGCAGATATCGACACATTGGATAAAGAAGAGAACTCTTCTGCCGAAAAGATCGTCTTAATGACGATGCATGCTGCGAAAGGTCTTGAATTTCCGGTCGTCTTCGTCATCGGAATGGAGGAGAATATCTTCCCGCATATCCGTGCGATTGCAGATGATGAAGAGATGGAAGAGGAAAGACGGTTAGCTTATGTCGCGATTACTCGCGCAGAACAGCGGCTGTATTTGACATGTGCGGGTTACCGGATGCTATTCGGTAAATCGAATTTCAATCAACCATCCCGTTTCCTCAATGAAATATCAGAAGAGTTAACAGATACATTGGCGAAAGATAATGGAATGACAGTGCCGTTTGATCGTGCACCTACTAAACCGAGAGTCCGTCCAGCAGTGAAACGTCCCGTCTACAATGAGAGTGGCGGTGAAAAGTTGCAGTGGAAACCAGGCGATAAAGCGGCTCATAAAAAGTGGGGCGTTGGCACGGTTGTCAGTGTCAAAAGTGAGGCGGATGATTTAGAACTTGATATTGCGTTTCCAAACCCAGTCGGCATTAAGCGCCTGTTGGCAAAATTTGCACCAATTGAAAAACAATAA
- a CDS encoding heptaprenylglyceryl phosphate synthase has product MDYKTWRHAFKIDPAKELSDEEVERIAESGTDGVIVGGSDGVTIENVLDLLARFRRYSVPLALEVSTVESVTPGYDYYFIPTVLNTSDAKWVNGLHHEALREYGHMMNFDEIITEGYCIVNPECKAAKLTGVKQVPDEEDVQAYARMAEHLFSLPIFYLEYSGQYGDPKMVQTAKELLHNTRLFYGGGIRTKEQAIEMATIADTVIVGNIVYEDMKAALATVAAVKSVPLSV; this is encoded by the coding sequence ATGGACTATAAAACATGGCGGCATGCATTTAAAATTGATCCAGCGAAAGAGTTATCTGATGAAGAGGTAGAGCGTATTGCTGAATCAGGCACAGACGGAGTGATCGTCGGTGGTTCCGATGGGGTGACGATAGAAAATGTACTTGATTTACTGGCGCGTTTTCGCCGATATTCAGTACCTCTAGCATTAGAAGTATCTACAGTGGAATCTGTGACACCTGGTTATGACTATTACTTCATTCCGACAGTACTCAATACATCAGATGCAAAATGGGTAAATGGTCTGCACCATGAAGCACTGCGTGAATACGGTCATATGATGAACTTTGATGAAATTATTACAGAAGGATACTGCATTGTAAATCCCGAATGCAAGGCGGCTAAATTAACCGGTGTAAAGCAAGTTCCGGATGAAGAAGATGTACAAGCGTATGCGCGCATGGCGGAACATCTTTTTTCTCTTCCTATATTTTATTTAGAATACAGTGGACAGTATGGTGATCCTAAAATGGTACAAACTGCTAAAGAACTATTGCACAATACCCGGTTATTTTATGGTGGTGGTATCCGTACAAAAGAGCAGGCTATAGAAATGGCTACTATTGCGGATACTGTAATTGTCGGGAATATTGTCTATGAAGATATGAAAGCAGCTCTTGCTACTGTAGCTGCTGTGAAATCAGTTCCTTTGTCTGTGTAA
- a CDS encoding YerC/YecD family TrpR-related protein, with the protein MQIDKIRGEQIDQLFKAILELQDLEECYQFFDDVCTMSEVQSLAQRLDVAHKLRLKKTYDNIQQETGASTATISRVRRCVDYGSGGYNLMLDRLYPELDKHQPKK; encoded by the coding sequence ATGCAAATAGATAAAATACGCGGTGAACAAATAGATCAATTATTCAAAGCTATTTTAGAACTACAGGATTTAGAAGAATGTTACCAGTTTTTTGACGATGTATGCACAATGAGTGAAGTTCAATCACTTGCACAGCGGTTAGACGTCGCGCATAAACTACGTCTGAAAAAGACATATGACAATATCCAGCAAGAAACAGGTGCAAGTACAGCTACTATTTCTCGTGTTCGTCGCTGTGTAGACTACGGTTCAGGCGGTTACAACCTAATGTTGGATCGGCTCTATCCTGAACTTGATAAACACCAACCGAAGAAATAA
- a CDS encoding DUF3048 domain-containing protein, giving the protein MKWNKRKLLLTACIGLLCISGCSRSKEQTEETPSQNLLAPFTGEQVTEVLDNRPVVVTMNNHPLARPQSGLAEADQVYEFLAEGNVTRFAAVFQSEMPDQIGPVRSARDYFVHFAEGMDAFFIAHGYSPDAKKLLDDRVVDHVNGMQYDGSLFERSSDRKAPHNSYISKQHIEEAFEKTNAVKKIIKTPPFSFLKPEESDKIGDIASTVTVAYSSDPKFVSTYRYDEEMNRYYRSVNSIDTVDKLNERRVELSNVLVMEMNHQIIDQQGRLAIDLQSGGKAILFHEGITREIEWENRDGFLLPVEQDLPVSLTVGQTWIHIVPSLSSTVTYIP; this is encoded by the coding sequence TTGAAATGGAATAAACGAAAATTGCTTTTAACCGCATGTATTGGACTGTTATGTATAAGTGGTTGTTCTCGCTCCAAAGAGCAAACTGAAGAAACACCATCGCAAAATTTGCTGGCACCATTTACAGGGGAGCAAGTAACTGAAGTGCTGGACAATCGTCCGGTCGTTGTAACGATGAACAATCATCCGTTAGCAAGACCGCAGTCTGGTCTCGCTGAAGCAGACCAAGTGTACGAATTTCTGGCAGAAGGGAATGTTACGCGGTTCGCGGCTGTATTCCAAAGTGAGATGCCCGATCAGATTGGACCAGTTCGCAGCGCACGTGATTATTTTGTTCATTTTGCAGAAGGAATGGATGCTTTTTTTATAGCACATGGATACAGTCCAGATGCCAAAAAGTTATTAGATGATCGAGTAGTAGATCATGTCAATGGCATGCAATATGATGGAAGTTTGTTTGAACGTTCATCCGATCGTAAAGCACCACATAATTCATATATTTCTAAGCAGCATATAGAAGAAGCATTTGAAAAGACGAATGCCGTCAAAAAGATTATTAAGACACCGCCCTTTTCTTTCCTAAAACCCGAAGAAAGTGATAAAATAGGAGATATAGCTTCAACCGTGACGGTAGCATATAGTTCCGATCCGAAGTTTGTCAGTACGTACCGGTACGATGAAGAAATGAATCGATATTATCGCTCCGTTAATAGTATAGATACAGTAGATAAGTTGAATGAACGACGAGTGGAGTTATCGAATGTACTAGTGATGGAGATGAATCATCAAATAATTGATCAACAGGGAAGATTAGCGATTGATCTTCAGTCTGGCGGTAAAGCTATACTATTCCATGAAGGCATTACGAGGGAAATTGAATGGGAAAATAGAGATGGATTTTTACTCCCAGTCGAGCAAGACTTGCCAGTATCGTTAACTGTCGGGCAAACTTGGATTCATATCGTTCCTAGCCTTTCTTCCACTGTCACGTATATTCCGTAA
- a CDS encoding adenine deaminase C-terminal domain-containing protein — translation MWNAAEIQNQLAIINGQQAPDMVIENATYLHSVFKQWMQGNIWIHGDRIVYVGERLPVQLEGTERIDASGKKIVPGYIEPHVHPFQLYNSETFAEYAARRGTTTFIADNLFLFAKLHQKTAFAFIDQLNELPFSFYWWARVDSQTVLKNEQQLFNPDDVLEWIKRPDVLLTGELTGWPRLLRGDQNMMSSLSESKRLNKKIEGHFPGASERTLARMKLLGVDGDHEAMTVDEVGIRLQQGYAVTLRHSSIRPDLPTLLAGIVKKEWDVFDHLMMTTDGSSPSFYQAGVIDQCIQIALDAGVKPIDAYQMASYNVARYYDMTDSHSVIATGRFATLNFLEDERNPVPTDVLSKGRWVVKEGQPVQKFETVDWSKIPPLKLPFELKDEDFTFPSTLGIQMVNDVITKTYETTIDLTHPVITASDECFLVLLDRQGKWRVNTVLKGFADELQGFASSYSNTGDVLLIGQDWQEMKRAFDEVKRIGGGMVIAENGKIVETLPLAIGGGLSDQPMEMIMKQELTMKRALKQRGYRHGDMVFTLLFLQSVHLPHVRITPVGLFQVLKNECLLPNTER, via the coding sequence ATGTGGAATGCAGCAGAAATTCAGAATCAATTAGCTATTATTAATGGGCAACAAGCACCTGATATGGTGATTGAAAATGCTACTTACTTGCACTCCGTATTTAAACAATGGATGCAAGGAAATATATGGATTCATGGAGATCGTATCGTGTATGTCGGGGAACGACTACCTGTACAGCTTGAAGGAACGGAGCGAATAGATGCTTCAGGGAAAAAAATCGTGCCGGGTTATATCGAGCCACATGTGCATCCATTTCAACTGTACAACTCCGAAACGTTTGCTGAATATGCGGCACGCCGTGGGACGACTACATTCATAGCAGATAATTTATTTTTATTTGCAAAATTACATCAGAAAACCGCTTTTGCCTTTATTGATCAGTTGAATGAACTACCATTTAGCTTTTACTGGTGGGCTCGTGTTGATTCACAAACTGTGTTAAAAAATGAACAACAGCTCTTCAATCCTGACGATGTTTTGGAGTGGATCAAACGACCTGATGTTTTATTGACAGGGGAGTTAACAGGTTGGCCAAGACTTTTAAGAGGCGATCAAAACATGATGAGCAGTCTCAGTGAATCTAAGAGACTGAATAAGAAGATTGAAGGGCATTTTCCCGGTGCTTCTGAACGGACATTAGCAAGAATGAAGTTGCTTGGAGTAGATGGCGACCACGAGGCGATGACTGTTGACGAAGTAGGAATTCGTTTACAACAAGGATATGCTGTGACACTACGCCATTCTTCCATTCGTCCTGATTTACCGACGTTACTGGCGGGGATAGTGAAGAAAGAGTGGGATGTGTTCGATCATCTCATGATGACAACGGACGGCTCAAGTCCATCCTTCTATCAGGCGGGAGTTATTGATCAATGCATACAAATCGCCCTAGACGCGGGAGTAAAACCTATCGACGCCTATCAAATGGCTTCTTATAACGTAGCGAGGTACTATGACATGACTGACTCGCATAGTGTGATTGCGACGGGACGTTTTGCGACATTGAACTTTTTGGAAGATGAACGAAATCCGGTACCGACAGATGTGTTATCAAAAGGTCGCTGGGTAGTAAAAGAAGGACAGCCGGTACAGAAATTTGAAACCGTAGACTGGTCGAAGATTCCGCCGTTAAAATTGCCATTTGAACTGAAGGACGAAGATTTTACATTTCCTTCAACCTTAGGCATTCAAATGGTCAATGACGTCATTACAAAAACGTATGAAACGACAATCGATTTGACGCATCCTGTAATTACTGCGAGCGATGAATGTTTCTTAGTATTACTTGATAGACAAGGAAAGTGGCGAGTGAACACCGTATTAAAAGGGTTTGCTGATGAGTTGCAAGGATTTGCATCTTCCTATTCAAACACTGGAGATGTATTATTAATTGGACAGGATTGGCAAGAGATGAAAAGAGCCTTCGATGAAGTAAAGAGAATCGGCGGTGGTATGGTCATTGCTGAGAATGGAAAGATTGTTGAAACATTACCTTTAGCTATCGGTGGCGGTTTATCAGATCAGCCAATGGAAATGATCATGAAGCAAGAGTTAACGATGAAGCGAGCACTGAAACAACGTGGATATCGTCACGGAGATATGGTTTTCACATTGTTGTTTTTACAATCTGTTCATTTACCGCATGTTCGTATTACGCCAGTAGGTTTGTTTCAAGTCCTGAAAAATGAATGTTTACTTCCTAACACAGAAAGGTAG
- the purD gene encoding phosphoribosylamine--glycine ligase: MKVLVIGSGGREHAIAKQFNESPSVTNVFVAPGNDGMKQDATCLPIDATDFEALAKFAIENEVTLTFVGPEQPLAEGIADFFLDKGLTVFGPTKAAARIEGSKSFAKEIMDKYNIPTASYGTFTDAEEAKAFIREQGAPIVIKADGLAAGKGVIVAMELQEALDAVDDMIGNQKFGESSSRVVVEEFLDGEEFSYMSFVHDGQIYPMVIAQDHKRAYDGDRGPNTGGMGAYSPVPQISDEIVQEAYDRVVVPTVKAMAEEGIPFTGILYAGLILTKEGPKVIEFNARFGDPETQVVLPRMASDFGKFMEALMAGESFDLQWHDDAMLGVVIASEGYPGEITNGKNLPNLDGLTAIGLDVFHAGTRMENGNFVGNGGRVLLVAAKASNLKEAQKKVYDGLATEEWNGFFHRNDIGWRTFS, translated from the coding sequence ATGAAAGTTCTTGTAATTGGTAGTGGTGGTCGTGAACATGCAATTGCTAAACAGTTTAACGAATCGCCTTCTGTAACAAATGTTTTTGTTGCACCAGGTAATGACGGAATGAAGCAAGATGCTACATGTTTACCAATTGACGCTACAGATTTTGAAGCATTGGCGAAATTCGCTATAGAGAATGAAGTCACCTTGACATTTGTCGGTCCAGAGCAACCTTTAGCGGAAGGAATTGCAGACTTCTTCCTGGATAAAGGTCTAACTGTATTCGGACCAACGAAAGCTGCAGCCCGAATCGAAGGCAGTAAATCATTCGCAAAAGAAATTATGGATAAATATAATATTCCTACAGCTTCCTATGGGACGTTTACGGATGCTGAAGAAGCAAAGGCATTCATACGTGAACAAGGAGCACCGATCGTAATAAAAGCAGATGGACTTGCAGCAGGTAAAGGTGTAATTGTTGCGATGGAACTTCAAGAAGCGTTAGATGCGGTAGACGACATGATCGGCAACCAGAAATTTGGAGAATCTTCCTCACGTGTCGTAGTCGAAGAGTTTTTAGATGGAGAAGAATTTTCGTATATGTCATTTGTGCATGATGGACAAATTTACCCTATGGTGATTGCGCAAGATCATAAAAGAGCATATGACGGAGACCGTGGTCCAAACACGGGCGGGATGGGTGCTTACTCTCCGGTGCCGCAAATTTCAGATGAAATCGTTCAGGAAGCTTACGATCGAGTAGTTGTTCCAACGGTCAAAGCAATGGCGGAAGAAGGTATTCCGTTTACAGGTATTTTATACGCGGGTTTAATTTTAACGAAAGAGGGCCCGAAAGTGATTGAATTCAATGCGCGTTTTGGTGATCCCGAAACACAAGTAGTTTTACCGCGTATGGCGTCTGATTTCGGTAAATTTATGGAAGCGTTGATGGCTGGAGAATCATTCGACCTACAGTGGCATGATGACGCAATGTTAGGCGTCGTCATCGCATCGGAAGGATATCCTGGCGAAATTACCAATGGTAAAAATTTGCCGAATCTTGATGGATTAACTGCTATTGGATTGGATGTTTTCCATGCCGGAACACGAATGGAAAATGGCAACTTTGTAGGCAATGGTGGTCGTGTACTTCTCGTTGCGGCGAAAGCCAGTAATTTAAAAGAAGCACAGAAAAAAGTGTATGACGGTCTGGCAACAGAAGAGTGGAATGGTTTCTTCCATCGCAATGATATTGGCTGGAGAACATTTTCTTAA
- the purH gene encoding bifunctional phosphoribosylaminoimidazolecarboxamide formyltransferase/IMP cyclohydrolase, translated as MKKRALLSVSDKSGVLEFAKELEQLGYELLSTGGTMKHLQDNGVAVTAVDEITGFPEIMEGRVKTLNPMIHGGLLAKQDDAGHQAQMKEHGIQPIDVVCVNLYPFKETISKPDVTTEDAIENIDIGGPAMLRASAKNHAYVTVIVDAADYETVLKELKADSKTTLETRRRLAAKVFRHTAAYDALIAGYLTDLTDEQFPEQVTYTYELKQPLRYGENPHQQAAFYSRPMGSDFSIAYAEQLHGKELSYNNIQDANAAIQIVKEFTEPAAVAVKHMNPCGVGTGQTIAEAFQKAYEADSTSIFGGIIALNKEVDQKTATKLADIFLEIVIAPSFTAEAIETLTKKKNIRLLTISFEQKKKDQWNTVSVEGGLLMQQPDAYGFADAEITVATDREPTEAEWNAMKLGWAVVKHVKSNAIVVTDEHMTIGVGAGQMNRVGAANIALTQAGERAKGAALASDAFFPMDDTVEAAAKAGITAIIQPGGSVKDADSIKKANDYGITMVFTGVRHFKH; from the coding sequence TTGAAGAAGCGTGCATTGCTAAGTGTATCAGATAAAAGCGGCGTATTGGAATTTGCAAAAGAACTCGAACAACTAGGTTATGAATTATTGTCTACAGGCGGCACAATGAAGCATTTACAAGACAATGGAGTAGCTGTTACGGCAGTCGATGAAATAACAGGTTTCCCTGAAATTATGGAAGGCCGCGTAAAAACATTAAACCCGATGATCCACGGTGGATTATTAGCAAAGCAGGACGATGCAGGGCACCAAGCGCAAATGAAAGAGCATGGCATACAACCAATTGATGTAGTGTGTGTAAACTTGTATCCATTTAAAGAAACAATCTCAAAGCCTGACGTCACAACTGAAGATGCAATTGAGAATATCGATATCGGTGGACCTGCCATGTTACGTGCTTCTGCAAAAAATCATGCGTACGTTACCGTAATTGTAGATGCAGCAGACTATGAAACTGTTTTAAAGGAACTAAAAGCGGATAGTAAAACAACACTCGAAACACGCCGTCGTCTTGCAGCTAAAGTGTTCCGTCATACAGCAGCTTATGATGCGTTGATCGCTGGCTATTTGACTGATCTTACAGATGAGCAATTCCCTGAACAAGTAACGTATACATACGAGTTGAAGCAACCTTTGCGTTACGGAGAAAACCCACATCAACAAGCAGCGTTTTACAGTCGTCCGATGGGGTCTGATTTCTCAATCGCTTATGCAGAGCAACTTCATGGAAAAGAACTTTCATACAATAATATTCAAGATGCTAATGCGGCGATTCAAATCGTTAAAGAATTTACTGAGCCTGCTGCAGTTGCAGTGAAGCACATGAATCCTTGTGGTGTAGGCACAGGTCAGACAATTGCAGAAGCGTTCCAAAAAGCATACGAAGCAGATTCAACGTCTATTTTTGGCGGAATTATCGCGTTGAACAAAGAAGTCGACCAAAAGACAGCTACAAAGCTAGCAGACATTTTCCTTGAGATCGTCATTGCCCCTTCATTTACAGCAGAAGCAATCGAAACATTAACAAAGAAGAAGAATATCCGTCTACTAACGATTTCGTTTGAACAGAAGAAAAAAGATCAGTGGAATACAGTGTCAGTCGAAGGTGGATTGCTGATGCAACAACCAGATGCATATGGCTTTGCAGATGCAGAAATTACAGTAGCAACAGACCGCGAACCAACAGAAGCAGAATGGAATGCGATGAAGCTAGGTTGGGCTGTTGTGAAACATGTGAAGTCTAATGCGATCGTCGTTACGGATGAGCATATGACTATTGGAGTCGGTGCGGGTCAAATGAATCGTGTAGGCGCTGCGAACATTGCGTTAACTCAAGCAGGAGAGCGTGCAAAGGGTGCCGCACTTGCATCGGATGCATTCTTCCCAATGGACGATACAGTGGAAGCAGCCGCAAAAGCAGGTATTACAGCTATTATTCAACCGGGTGGTTCTGTGAAAGATGCAGACTCTATTAAAAAAGCGAATGACTATGGAATTACGATGGTCTTCACTGGCGTACGTCATTTCAAACACTAA